Genomic segment of Desulfovibrio sp. Huiquan2017:
AACAGGAGCCTGACCGTCCGGCCCGTCAGCCTGGTACTCATCAGCCTCGCTCCGGCCTGACCGCCGAGAAAGGCGACCACCGCCGCAGGTAACAGGAAATACCAATCGACCTCCCCCATGGATGCGTATCCCAGGAATCCGGTGAGCGAGGAGAAGCAGACGATGAAGGTGGATGAAGCTGCAGCCGTCTTGGTCGGAATTTTCAAGAAGAAGATAAGCAAGGGGACGATGAAGACCCCGCCTCCGATTCCCAGCAACCCGGCCATCAGGCCGATGACCGCGCCGATAATCGCCCCGCCGATAATTTTGGTTGTTCTTGCCCGCTCCACCGTCCGGTCGTCGCCCTTGGGCGAAAACAGCATGCGCACCGCCGCCAGAAAGAGAATGACGGCCACGATCATCAGGAACGGTTTCGTTTCGATCCGGGTGTTCAGGTAAGCGCCGATCGGCGCGGCCGCTGCGGAAAACAGGATCAGCGGGATCGAAAGGGAGAAATCGACCATCCCCTTTCGCGAATAGGCGTACGCCGCCGATCCCGCAGCCGTGAGGTTCAGGAACAGGGATGCGGCGGCCGCCTCGCCCTTCGCCATGCCCAGAAGCACGAACAGCGGCGAGAAGACAAGCCCGCCGCCGAGACCGACCATGGTCAGCAGGAGTGAGATGAAAAATACGCCTGCAAGCAAGACAACGGGTAGGCTCATATGCGGTCCTTGACGATGTGTTCAGGCGATTGTTCGCAGCTGGCCGGGGACTCCGAGCGCCCACCCTGGCTGGTGTATCGCTTCAATCTGTTGATCGGGAAAAGTCGAGTCGCGCCGGCTTCGGAATATCTGCGGGTCCCGAACGAATTGCTTCCCAGGCAATCTTTCGGCACGAGTTGCGGGTTTCTCCACAGGCTGTCTATTCATACCATTTCACAACAAATTTGGCATGCTGAACACCCCGTTCGCGAGGGACCGCAATTCCGTCATGGTCTGCCGGTTAATCCCGTAATGCACGAAATAGCCCTGCTTGTCCGCAACAACGAGGTCCGCATCCCTCAGGATGCGCAGGTTCTGGGATACGGCTGAAGGAGTGACGCCCAGCCTCTTCGCCAAGGCGTTTACGCACAAAGGGCCGCCTTTCAGCAGCTCCAGTATCCGTATGCGAGTGCCGACCGAGAGGACTTTGAACATACTGGCTTGTTTTTCAAAATTGACCATTGGTTCCTCGATGTGATAAAGAATCTATGCATATACTTATTTAAAAATGGTGTAAAGTCCACCATTCCCAACAATGGTCTCGCCGAGGTTTTTGTTCAACTTGGAATGGA
This window contains:
- a CDS encoding sulfite exporter TauE/SafE family protein, whose product is MSLPVVLLAGVFFISLLLTMVGLGGGLVFSPLFVLLGMAKGEAAAASLFLNLTAAGSAAYAYSRKGMVDFSLSIPLILFSAAAAPIGAYLNTRIETKPFLMIVAVILFLAAVRMLFSPKGDDRTVERARTTKIIGGAIIGAVIGLMAGLLGIGGGVFIVPLLIFFLKIPTKTAAASSTFIVCFSSLTGFLGYASMGEVDWYFLLPAAVVAFLGGQAGARLMSTRLTGRTVRLLFSLLLFGLCAKLLHQGFYGV
- a CDS encoding metalloregulator ArsR/SmtB family transcription factor translates to MVNFEKQASMFKVLSVGTRIRILELLKGGPLCVNALAKRLGVTPSAVSQNLRILRDADLVVADKQGYFVHYGINRQTMTELRSLANGVFSMPNLL